The DNA sequence CGCGCTCGGCGCGCCACTGCGGTTCGTCACGACCGCCGGCCCGCTCGGCCTGCCGGTCCTGACCGCGTCGGTCGAGCGGCGGCTCGACGAGGCGGCCGGCCTGCTCGGGCTGCGCGTCGACCGGCGCTGGACCGGGGTGTCCGGTGCGGACCTGCGGGAGCTGGCCCGCGACCACGGCCCGCTGTACGTCGTCGGCGACGCGTTCACGATGCCGTGGTTGCCGTACGCCGGGCACGAACACATGGAACACAGCTTCCTGCTGGCCGACGCCGGTCCACAGTGTGTGGTCGCGGACGGCTACCACAACTCGACCCGGTGGGGGGACGCCCGGCCGGGGGTGTGGCGGCTGCCGGCCGCCGACCTCGACGCCGCGGTGCCGGCGGCCACCGCGATGACCCTGACCGTCGCGGCCGCCCCGGAAGTGGACCGGGCGGCGGTCCTGCGTGAGAACGCCGCCGACCTCGCCGCCGCGCAAACCGCCGTCGACGACTACCTGGACCGGATCCGGGCCCGCGCCGGGGAACCCGCCGTCGCCGCCCAGATCGTGCTCGACGTATGGCTGCTGGGCCGGTCCCGGGCACTGCACGCCGCCTGGCTCGCCGCGACGGCCACCCACCCGCCGGATGCCGCGGCCACCGACCCGCCGGGTGACCGGACCGGTGAGCTGGCCGCCCACGCGGACTCCTGGCTGGCGCTGGCGGGGCAGAGCTACGTGGCGATGCGGCGGGCCGCCCGCGGTGGCGCGTTC is a window from the Polymorphospora rubra genome containing:
- a CDS encoding acyl carrier protein, with the translated sequence MTGTAPMPTRSREWTPVLDGLRADLLDCLQVNLAAVADRAAGPGAHLALGAPLRFVTTAGPLGLPVLTASVERRLDEAAGLLGLRVDRRWTGVSGADLRELARDHGPLYVVGDAFTMPWLPYAGHEHMEHSFLLADAGPQCVVADGYHNSTRWGDARPGVWRLPAADLDAAVPAATAMTLTVAAAPEVDRAAVLRENAADLAAAQTAVDDYLDRIRARAGEPAVAAQIVLDVWLLGRSRALHAAWLAATATHPPDAAATDPPGDRTGELAAHADSWLALAGQSYVAMRRAARGGAFPAAVLDRYAELLHTDVVLAGRLVAGAAAPPPSADGVVGPAAVDPARIRAVLAAEFGAVLGLEPEAVAGRPLRELPRYNSFRLVDVIERAEERLGVQLDPDDLTVTALRDLDSLCGVFGRARPVPEGVPRW